Proteins encoded within one genomic window of Augochlora pura isolate Apur16 chromosome 11, APUR_v2.2.1, whole genome shotgun sequence:
- the Knockout gene encoding stork-head domain-containing protein knockout isoform X1: MASILGDGTGPGGSGPSRCLLLLQRSLAIQLTRGPPPQVLNAGQRESPKEHPADEMWMYDKGYNLFQSFLEANSKCWWNAALVDATRQLRYKGHVSPGVLMVGGPPCALEVLRAAWARNVLRPPADHAITCLGDIEDCLVAPVAQGQFTPLPEALCWAILELTSQRQAATLDTLRSALRNAFPAMQRPNRELVYDALAKLMQERKIYHTSQGYFVVTPETRRLRRDSSNSRRCSREVSGSRGQGSMLMTNDEAMALVHGEMLTLRDGDVTHQAVQTNLADVICGGNPNDKVLFARCRSMPGRLERRHSLRLWGSARRLHRSGSSRSLPRRPERSDTSSSAEYASTDSAPHSPTSFSGIFSEKIGLLSRLFRRSTRRKGAPLMGTFSAQYPPTEWFNPRVVHLHSVATQTRAASPSMMEGLDQSQASFQVWDDSSSVRSATLPRRHRRQASGDSSSLLANSTPRSSRRHRSPCSTLPRSKCSSLSRCTSRASVLPSTGGQEPYQSRNQTQNGKNSANSSPSRSGGSSGSVRTTNVSPAKTATLGRSGTRQSNSRRPSHDSTGSGTKSNGSPQHKVLQKTSSGHSSHSSGKSISSGKLSSSPLKTSALPAKSSPLKVVQQGSLTPLQEAQNSITLQVSTNLTPVVSPSQEQRAIQNSVTLASNATSTTTISGSPGTKIYVQQNNSPMRSVITFENGTIKTKLAEKEDCKEKQDRELLGEKIYKTGRIEDEKLYKSSKLERPSSLYASKESKPSLLQSESDKENKPKPDEEQPPNKLKLTNRLNNSQAHLIDGSTNNIDKNSLVNEHPVAALSNAKNTNDAMNNSRKLSLSLSKDALSYRNLLRPGSKNNIASNPPSPTKSFDGFGGSFNNVYIENLEASKQRAPQGSEPNLEKTVGRGDLYAYPSLSDMQVQFTSLAAQKILKGCPINSVDTLVEVNTAAAEKPNNCDVTVHTDFGLV; encoded by the exons ATGGCCTCGATCTTGGGAGACGGAACGGGCCCTGGAGGCTCGGGGCCCTCCCGGTGTCTCTTGCTGTTACAAAGGTCGCTGGCGATTCAGCTGACCAGGGGCCCGCCTCCTCAGGTTTTGAACGCTGGACAACGCGAGAGCCCCAAGGAGCATCCGGCCGACGAGATGTGGATGTACGATAAAGGCTACAATTTGTTTCAG agtTTCTTGGAGGCAAACTCGAAATGCTGGTGGAACGCAGCCCTGGTGGACGCAACCCGGCAACTCAGGTACAAGGGTCACGTGTCGCCCGGAGTGCTGATGGTCGGTGGACCACCCTGTGCCCTCGAGGTTTTGAGGGCAGCCTGGGCTCGGAACGTTCTGCGACCGCCGGCCGATCACGCGATCACCTGTCTCG GGGACATCGAGGACTGCCTGGTCGCCCCGGTCGCCCAGGGCCAGTTCACGCCTCTGCCGGAAGCCCTTTGTTGGGCTATCCTGGAGCTGACGTCGCAGAGGCAGGCGGCGACCTTGGACACGCTACGATCCGCTCTGAGGAACGCTTTCCCAGCGATGCAGAGACCGAACCGCGAGCTGGTCTACGACGCCCTCGCGAAGCTGATGCAAGAACGGAAGATTTATCACACGTCCCAGGGCTATTTCGTCGTTACGCCCGAGACCAGAAGACTCAGACGCGACTCGAGCAACTCGAGGCGGTGCTCCAGGGAAGTGAGCGGGTCCAGGGGTCAGGGCAGCATGCTGATGACCAACGACGAGGCCATGGCGCTCGTGCACGGCGAGATGTTGACCCTGAGGGATGGTGATGTCACGCATCAAGCTGTGCAGACCAATCTGGCGGACGTGATTTGCGGAG GCAATCCAAACGACAAGGTCCTGTTCGCGAGGTGTCGGTCGATGCCTGGACGCCTCGAGAGGCGACACTCTCTCCGGCTGTGGGGCTCCGCCAGGCGTCTGCACAGAAGCGGAAGTTCACGGTCTTTGCCACGAAGGCCGGAAAGAAGCGACACGTCGTCGAGCGCGGAATACGCGAGCACCGACAGCGCGCCGCACAGTCCAACCA GTTTCTCCGGGATTTTTTCAGAGAAAATAGGTCTGCTCTCCAGGCTGTTCCGGCGCAGCACGCGGAGGAAGGGTGCACCGCTGATGGGCACGTTCAGCGCCCAGTATCCTCCTACCGAGTGGTTCAACCCACGCGTCGTTCACCTGCACAGCGTGGCCACGCAAACGAGAGCCGCCAGCCCTTCG ATGATGGAGGGTCTGGACCAGTCGCAGGCCAGCTTTCAAGTCTGGGACGACTCGAGTTCGGTGCGATCCGCCACGTTGCCCAGGCGACATCGACGCCAAGCCAGCGGCGACTCTTCCAGCTTGTTGGCAAACTCGACTCCCAGGAGTTCCAGACGACATCGATCCCCTTGCTCCACTCTGCCCAGATCAAAGTGCTCAAGCCTGAGCAGATGCACGTCGAGAGCGTCCGTGCTTCCGTCGACCGGCGGTCAGGAGCCCTACCAGAGTCGCAATCAAACGCAGAACGGAAAGAACTCGGCCAACTCATCGCCCAGCAGAAGCGGCGGAAGTTCCGGCTCGGTGCGGACCACGAACGTCAGTCCGGCAAAGACGGCCACCCTCGGCCGATCCGGCACGAGACAGTCAAACTCTCGACGACCTAGCCACGACTCCACCGGCAGCGGTACCAAATCGAACGGATCGCCTCAGCACAAG GTATTGCAGAAGACGTCGTCCGGCCATTCGTCGCATTCCAGTGGAAAATCGATTTCCAGCGGTAAACTCTCGTCGTCCCCGTTGAAAACGTCCGCGTTACCAGCGAAATCTTCTCCGTTGAAGGTAGTCCAGCAAGGGTCGCTGACTCCCCTGCAGGAAGCGCAGAACTCGATCACGCTGCAGGTGTCTACGAATCTGACTCCGGTGGTGAGCCCGTCGCAGGAGCAGCGCGCCATACAGAACAGCGTGACGTTGGCGTCGAACGCGACCAGCACGACCACGATCTCCGGGTCGCCGGGCACCAAGATCTACGTGCAGCAGAACAACTCGCCGATGAGGTCGGTCATCACGTTCGAAAACGGCACGATCAAAACGAAACTGGCCGAGAAGGAGGACTGCAAGGAGAAGCAGGACCGGGAGCTGCTGGGCGAGAAGATCTACAAGACCGGGAGGATAGAGGACGAGAAGCTGTACAAGTCGAGCAAACTCGAGCGGCCCTCCTCCTTGTACGCCTCCAAAGAATCGAAGCCGAGCCTGTTGCAGTCCGAATCGGACAAGGAGAACAAGCCGAAACCCGACGAGGAGCAGCCGCCCAACAAGCTCAAGCTGACGAATCGTTTGAACAACAGCCAGGCGCACCTGATCGACGGCTCGACGAACAACATCGACAAGAATTCGCTGGTGAACGAGCACCCGGTGGCCGCGCTGTCGAACGCGAAGAACACCAACGACGCCATGAACAACTCGCGCAAGCTCAGCCTGTCGTTGTCGAAGGACGCGCTCAGCTACAGGAATCTGCTGCGCCCTGGCTCCAAGAACAACATCGCCTCGAACCCACCCTCGCCCACCAAGTCGTTCGACGGTTTCGGCGGCTCGTTCAACAACGTCTACATCGAGAACCTGGAGGCGAGCAAGCAGAGAGCTCCGCAGGGCTCGGAGCCGAACCTGGAGAAAACGGTGGGCCGGGGCGACCTCTACGCGTATCCCAGCCTGAGCGACATGCAGGTGCAGTTTACCAGCCTGGCGGCCCAAAAGATCCTCAAGGGTTGCCCGATCAACAGTGTGGACACCTTGGTCGAGGTGAACACGGCCGCGGCCGAGAAGCCAAACAACTGCGACGTCACCGTGCACACCGATTTTGGACTCGTTTAA
- the Knockout gene encoding stork-head domain-containing protein knockout isoform X2, producing the protein MASILGDGTGPGGSGPSRCLLLLQRSLAIQLTRGPPPQVLNAGQRESPKEHPADEMWMYDKGYNLFQSFLEANSKCWWNAALVDATRQLRYKGHVSPGVLMVGGPPCALEVLRAAWARNVLRPPADHAITCLGDIEDCLVAPVAQGQFTPLPEALCWAILELTSQRQAATLDTLRSALRNAFPAMQRPNRELVYDALAKLMQERKIYHTSQGYFVVTPETRRLRRDSSNSRRCSREVSGSRGQGSMLMTNDEAMALVHGEMLTLRDGDVTHQAVQTNLADVICGGNPNDKVLFARCRSMPGRLERRHSLRLWGSARRLHRSGSSRSLPRRPERSDTSSSAEYASTDSAPHSPTKKIGLLSRLFRRSTRRKGAPLMGTFSAQYPPTEWFNPRVVHLHSVATQTRAASPSMMEGLDQSQASFQVWDDSSSVRSATLPRRHRRQASGDSSSLLANSTPRSSRRHRSPCSTLPRSKCSSLSRCTSRASVLPSTGGQEPYQSRNQTQNGKNSANSSPSRSGGSSGSVRTTNVSPAKTATLGRSGTRQSNSRRPSHDSTGSGTKSNGSPQHKVLQKTSSGHSSHSSGKSISSGKLSSSPLKTSALPAKSSPLKVVQQGSLTPLQEAQNSITLQVSTNLTPVVSPSQEQRAIQNSVTLASNATSTTTISGSPGTKIYVQQNNSPMRSVITFENGTIKTKLAEKEDCKEKQDRELLGEKIYKTGRIEDEKLYKSSKLERPSSLYASKESKPSLLQSESDKENKPKPDEEQPPNKLKLTNRLNNSQAHLIDGSTNNIDKNSLVNEHPVAALSNAKNTNDAMNNSRKLSLSLSKDALSYRNLLRPGSKNNIASNPPSPTKSFDGFGGSFNNVYIENLEASKQRAPQGSEPNLEKTVGRGDLYAYPSLSDMQVQFTSLAAQKILKGCPINSVDTLVEVNTAAAEKPNNCDVTVHTDFGLV; encoded by the exons ATGGCCTCGATCTTGGGAGACGGAACGGGCCCTGGAGGCTCGGGGCCCTCCCGGTGTCTCTTGCTGTTACAAAGGTCGCTGGCGATTCAGCTGACCAGGGGCCCGCCTCCTCAGGTTTTGAACGCTGGACAACGCGAGAGCCCCAAGGAGCATCCGGCCGACGAGATGTGGATGTACGATAAAGGCTACAATTTGTTTCAG agtTTCTTGGAGGCAAACTCGAAATGCTGGTGGAACGCAGCCCTGGTGGACGCAACCCGGCAACTCAGGTACAAGGGTCACGTGTCGCCCGGAGTGCTGATGGTCGGTGGACCACCCTGTGCCCTCGAGGTTTTGAGGGCAGCCTGGGCTCGGAACGTTCTGCGACCGCCGGCCGATCACGCGATCACCTGTCTCG GGGACATCGAGGACTGCCTGGTCGCCCCGGTCGCCCAGGGCCAGTTCACGCCTCTGCCGGAAGCCCTTTGTTGGGCTATCCTGGAGCTGACGTCGCAGAGGCAGGCGGCGACCTTGGACACGCTACGATCCGCTCTGAGGAACGCTTTCCCAGCGATGCAGAGACCGAACCGCGAGCTGGTCTACGACGCCCTCGCGAAGCTGATGCAAGAACGGAAGATTTATCACACGTCCCAGGGCTATTTCGTCGTTACGCCCGAGACCAGAAGACTCAGACGCGACTCGAGCAACTCGAGGCGGTGCTCCAGGGAAGTGAGCGGGTCCAGGGGTCAGGGCAGCATGCTGATGACCAACGACGAGGCCATGGCGCTCGTGCACGGCGAGATGTTGACCCTGAGGGATGGTGATGTCACGCATCAAGCTGTGCAGACCAATCTGGCGGACGTGATTTGCGGAG GCAATCCAAACGACAAGGTCCTGTTCGCGAGGTGTCGGTCGATGCCTGGACGCCTCGAGAGGCGACACTCTCTCCGGCTGTGGGGCTCCGCCAGGCGTCTGCACAGAAGCGGAAGTTCACGGTCTTTGCCACGAAGGCCGGAAAGAAGCGACACGTCGTCGAGCGCGGAATACGCGAGCACCGACAGCGCGCCGCACAGTCCAACCA AGAAAATAGGTCTGCTCTCCAGGCTGTTCCGGCGCAGCACGCGGAGGAAGGGTGCACCGCTGATGGGCACGTTCAGCGCCCAGTATCCTCCTACCGAGTGGTTCAACCCACGCGTCGTTCACCTGCACAGCGTGGCCACGCAAACGAGAGCCGCCAGCCCTTCG ATGATGGAGGGTCTGGACCAGTCGCAGGCCAGCTTTCAAGTCTGGGACGACTCGAGTTCGGTGCGATCCGCCACGTTGCCCAGGCGACATCGACGCCAAGCCAGCGGCGACTCTTCCAGCTTGTTGGCAAACTCGACTCCCAGGAGTTCCAGACGACATCGATCCCCTTGCTCCACTCTGCCCAGATCAAAGTGCTCAAGCCTGAGCAGATGCACGTCGAGAGCGTCCGTGCTTCCGTCGACCGGCGGTCAGGAGCCCTACCAGAGTCGCAATCAAACGCAGAACGGAAAGAACTCGGCCAACTCATCGCCCAGCAGAAGCGGCGGAAGTTCCGGCTCGGTGCGGACCACGAACGTCAGTCCGGCAAAGACGGCCACCCTCGGCCGATCCGGCACGAGACAGTCAAACTCTCGACGACCTAGCCACGACTCCACCGGCAGCGGTACCAAATCGAACGGATCGCCTCAGCACAAG GTATTGCAGAAGACGTCGTCCGGCCATTCGTCGCATTCCAGTGGAAAATCGATTTCCAGCGGTAAACTCTCGTCGTCCCCGTTGAAAACGTCCGCGTTACCAGCGAAATCTTCTCCGTTGAAGGTAGTCCAGCAAGGGTCGCTGACTCCCCTGCAGGAAGCGCAGAACTCGATCACGCTGCAGGTGTCTACGAATCTGACTCCGGTGGTGAGCCCGTCGCAGGAGCAGCGCGCCATACAGAACAGCGTGACGTTGGCGTCGAACGCGACCAGCACGACCACGATCTCCGGGTCGCCGGGCACCAAGATCTACGTGCAGCAGAACAACTCGCCGATGAGGTCGGTCATCACGTTCGAAAACGGCACGATCAAAACGAAACTGGCCGAGAAGGAGGACTGCAAGGAGAAGCAGGACCGGGAGCTGCTGGGCGAGAAGATCTACAAGACCGGGAGGATAGAGGACGAGAAGCTGTACAAGTCGAGCAAACTCGAGCGGCCCTCCTCCTTGTACGCCTCCAAAGAATCGAAGCCGAGCCTGTTGCAGTCCGAATCGGACAAGGAGAACAAGCCGAAACCCGACGAGGAGCAGCCGCCCAACAAGCTCAAGCTGACGAATCGTTTGAACAACAGCCAGGCGCACCTGATCGACGGCTCGACGAACAACATCGACAAGAATTCGCTGGTGAACGAGCACCCGGTGGCCGCGCTGTCGAACGCGAAGAACACCAACGACGCCATGAACAACTCGCGCAAGCTCAGCCTGTCGTTGTCGAAGGACGCGCTCAGCTACAGGAATCTGCTGCGCCCTGGCTCCAAGAACAACATCGCCTCGAACCCACCCTCGCCCACCAAGTCGTTCGACGGTTTCGGCGGCTCGTTCAACAACGTCTACATCGAGAACCTGGAGGCGAGCAAGCAGAGAGCTCCGCAGGGCTCGGAGCCGAACCTGGAGAAAACGGTGGGCCGGGGCGACCTCTACGCGTATCCCAGCCTGAGCGACATGCAGGTGCAGTTTACCAGCCTGGCGGCCCAAAAGATCCTCAAGGGTTGCCCGATCAACAGTGTGGACACCTTGGTCGAGGTGAACACGGCCGCGGCCGAGAAGCCAAACAACTGCGACGTCACCGTGCACACCGATTTTGGACTCGTTTAA